The proteins below are encoded in one region of Aquisphaera giovannonii:
- a CDS encoding hybrid sensor histidine kinase/response regulator has product MRFLVLDDSPDDRLVAARLLRQAHPGAEVDEVSDPAGFERALGRDGYAAVVTDYLMRWTDGVRVLRRVKALWPDCPVVLFTGSGNEEVAVEAMKAGADDYVIKSPRTVGRLPLAVTLAMERVSARRRIEALEGHLLDLTEALDVGVFRATPGGDLLTCNGAFLRILGLESPGEARSVDLSGLLSPPGRADAMREAADGRAMARREKEIVRPDGGRVWVLISERVGDDAGRPVVDGLVEDISGRKQLERGLTAQAEELREADRRKDEFLAMLAHELRNPLSPIQSAAQILQLIPALHSDEHVRYACEVIERQTRALARLVDDLLDVSRVSRGKIVLHPEFIDLGLAVARAVETARPLVEARRHELKLQLPSEPVRVSADLTRLTQVLSNLLNNAAKFTPEGGRISVEAVREAGQAVVRVKDNGIGIAPDLLPRVFDLFTQGEVSIDRNQGGLGIGLTLAKRLVELHGGTLTAESHADEPGSTFTVRLPAALRPTPGGGPPAEARPSAGARLDILVVDDNRDAADVAALVLRTLGHSPRTVYDGPSAVAAVRESHPAVVFLDIGLPGMDGYEVARAIRADRDARDTVLVALTGYGSEEDRSKSREAGFDYHLMKPAEVEDIIRILRSVKL; this is encoded by the coding sequence ATGCGCTTCCTCGTGCTAGATGACAGCCCCGACGACCGCCTGGTGGCCGCGCGGCTGCTGCGCCAGGCCCATCCCGGCGCGGAGGTGGACGAGGTGTCCGACCCCGCGGGCTTCGAGCGGGCGCTGGGCCGGGACGGCTATGCGGCCGTCGTGACCGATTACCTCATGCGCTGGACGGACGGCGTCCGGGTGCTCCGGCGCGTCAAGGCGCTCTGGCCCGATTGCCCGGTGGTCCTCTTCACGGGGAGCGGCAACGAGGAGGTGGCCGTCGAGGCGATGAAGGCCGGGGCCGACGACTACGTCATCAAGAGCCCGAGGACCGTGGGGCGGCTCCCGCTCGCCGTCACGCTCGCGATGGAGCGGGTGAGCGCCAGGCGGCGCATCGAGGCCCTCGAGGGCCACCTCCTGGACCTCACCGAGGCGCTCGACGTGGGGGTGTTCCGCGCGACGCCGGGCGGCGATCTCCTCACCTGCAACGGGGCGTTCCTCCGGATCCTCGGCCTCGAATCCCCGGGGGAGGCGCGATCCGTCGACCTGAGCGGGCTCCTCAGCCCGCCGGGGCGGGCCGACGCGATGCGCGAGGCGGCGGACGGGCGTGCCATGGCGCGGCGCGAGAAGGAGATCGTGCGCCCCGACGGCGGGCGAGTCTGGGTGCTCATCAGCGAGCGGGTGGGGGACGACGCCGGGCGACCGGTCGTGGACGGGCTCGTCGAGGACATCAGCGGGCGCAAGCAGCTCGAGCGGGGCCTGACGGCCCAGGCCGAGGAGCTCCGCGAGGCGGACCGGCGCAAGGACGAGTTTCTGGCGATGCTGGCCCACGAGCTCCGCAACCCGCTCTCGCCGATCCAGAGCGCGGCCCAGATCCTTCAGCTCATCCCGGCCCTGCACTCGGACGAGCACGTCCGCTACGCGTGCGAGGTCATCGAGCGGCAGACGCGGGCCCTGGCACGCCTCGTCGACGACCTGCTCGACGTCTCCCGCGTGAGCCGCGGCAAGATCGTCCTGCACCCGGAGTTCATCGACCTGGGGCTCGCCGTGGCCCGCGCGGTGGAGACGGCCCGGCCTCTCGTCGAGGCCAGGCGCCACGAGCTGAAGCTCCAGCTGCCTTCGGAGCCCGTGCGCGTCTCGGCCGACCTGACCCGACTGACCCAGGTGCTGTCGAACCTGCTCAACAACGCCGCCAAGTTCACCCCGGAGGGGGGGCGCATCTCCGTCGAGGCCGTCCGAGAGGCCGGCCAGGCCGTGGTCCGCGTCAAGGACAACGGGATCGGGATCGCCCCGGACCTCCTCCCTCGCGTGTTCGACCTCTTCACGCAGGGCGAGGTGTCGATCGACCGCAACCAGGGGGGGCTCGGCATCGGCCTGACGCTCGCCAAGCGGCTCGTGGAGCTCCATGGGGGCACCCTCACGGCCGAGAGCCACGCAGACGAGCCGGGGAGCACGTTCACGGTGCGGCTGCCGGCGGCCTTGCGGCCGACGCCCGGGGGCGGTCCCCCGGCCGAGGCGCGTCCGTCGGCGGGGGCCCGCCTCGATATCCTCGTCGTCGACGACAACCGGGACGCGGCCGACGTCGCGGCCCTGGTACTCAGGACGCTGGGCCACTCGCCGCGCACGGTCTACGACGGGCCGTCCGCGGTGGCCGCGGTGCGCGAGTCCCATCCCGCCGTGGTGTTCCTCGACATCGGGCTGCCCGGGATGGACGGGTACGAGGTGGCCCGCGCGATCCGCGCCGACCGGGACGCCCGTGATACGGTCCTGGTGGCCCTGACGGGCTACGGCAGCGAGGAGGATCGATCGAAGTCCCGCGAGGCGGGCTTCGATTATCACCTCATGAAGCCGGCGGAGGTGGAGGACATCATCCGGATCCTCCGGAGCGTGAAGCTCTGA
- a CDS encoding response regulator, with translation MNLGEFRVLVVEDDSTDALMIRRAFRKANVGNPLQFVDNGDSAVDYLAGRSPFDDRAAYPLPGLVLLDLKLPRRSGLEVLQWLKEQPGLRRIPVVVLTSSMETADVRKAYDLGCNSYLVKPVHFEGLLQAIRAVGPYWLAMNHAPDTEKA, from the coding sequence ATGAACCTGGGCGAGTTCCGCGTGCTCGTGGTGGAGGACGACTCGACCGACGCGCTCATGATCCGCCGCGCCTTCCGGAAGGCGAACGTCGGCAACCCGCTCCAGTTCGTGGACAACGGGGACTCGGCGGTCGATTACCTGGCCGGGCGGTCGCCGTTCGACGACCGCGCGGCGTACCCGCTGCCGGGGCTGGTCCTCCTCGACCTGAAGCTCCCGAGGCGTTCCGGGCTCGAGGTCCTCCAGTGGCTCAAGGAGCAGCCGGGGCTCCGCCGCATCCCGGTGGTGGTCCTGACCTCGTCGATGGAGACGGCCGACGTGCGGAAGGCGTACGACCTCGGGTGCAATTCCTACCTGGTGAAGCCCGTGCACTTCGAGGGCCTCCTCCAGGCCATCAGGGCCGTCGGGCCCTACTGGCTGGCGATGAATCACGCCCCCGACACCGAGAAGGCCTGA
- a CDS encoding PAS domain S-box protein, translating to MSREGDAAALATGVARPGRGPLIIATLLAASAVVAGGLASYLNTRGAAAAAEAVAHTHRVEAELEGLLSVLKDAETGQRGYLLTSKEAYLAPYLAAREAVSGRLDRLQALIADNPSQRDRLLGLRRLASDKLSELAETVRLRQAGQADAALAIVQSDRGRQLMEEARATVADMEAEEDRLLSERTRVARRSSLRTAASLAASTTLILGLLATLYWVAISASRRLQRSAEWLSVTLRSIGDAVIATDEIGRVKFMNPVAERLTGWPAGEAGGRALEDVFRIVNEDTREPVEHPVAVVLRERGVVGLANHTLLLARGGAEHPIFDSGAPILGLDGAVRGVVLVFKDVGEQREAERRLQASEERNRLLIEGVRDYAMYLLGPDGRVASWNAGAARISGFPAEEARGRPFSDFFAPEEVAGGAPARFLSRAASDGRHNEEVRQVRRDGSPFVASVAVTALPPEGGAPRGFAVVTHDITERMLAHKKLEDAASELGSVLDNVVDGILTIDDAGVIRSANSAAEAIFGHRREDLIGADVGLLMPEPDRSGHPRHLADYLRTGAGRVMGVGREVVGLRKDGSRFPMDIAVGEFVREGRRYFTGVVRDITERKAAETRLSRSEARLRAIVDQAAVGIEEVARDGRFLRVNPALSALLGYREDELLALRFTDVTHPGDVEADAGMARRLFAGELRAYTLQKRYVRKDGEAIWILLTSSAVGGDPGEPAYRVSIIQDITERKRAVDEVHRLNLELEERVESRTRELSEANAELEAFSYTIAHDLRAPVRNMHSLAEALDEDFGEGLPDEGRDYTGRIVAAALRMDALIQDLLSYARLSREAVRLQPVDLDEAVADVGRQMRPDLAERGAEVAVAGPLGRVVAQRTMLDQALTNLVGNAIKFVEPGRRPAVRIRSEARGGMLRLWVEDNGIGVGPEHRERIFRVFERLHGQEAYPGTGIGLAIVRKAIERMGGASGVESGPGAGSRFWIELPMGGGS from the coding sequence ATGTCCCGAGAAGGTGACGCCGCAGCCCTGGCGACCGGAGTCGCCCGGCCCGGCCGCGGCCCGCTCATCATCGCCACCCTCCTGGCGGCCTCGGCCGTGGTCGCCGGCGGGCTCGCGTCCTACCTCAACACGCGAGGGGCGGCCGCGGCCGCGGAGGCGGTGGCCCACACGCATCGGGTCGAGGCCGAGCTGGAGGGGCTCCTGTCGGTGCTCAAGGATGCCGAGACCGGTCAGCGGGGCTACCTCCTGACGAGCAAGGAGGCGTATCTCGCCCCATACCTCGCGGCCCGGGAGGCGGTCTCCGGGCGCCTCGACCGCCTCCAGGCCCTGATCGCCGACAACCCGTCGCAGCGGGACCGCCTCCTCGGGTTGAGGAGGCTGGCCTCGGACAAGCTCTCGGAGCTTGCGGAGACGGTCCGCCTGCGCCAGGCGGGGCAGGCCGACGCCGCGCTCGCGATCGTCCAGTCCGACCGCGGGCGCCAGCTCATGGAGGAGGCCAGGGCGACCGTCGCCGACATGGAGGCCGAGGAGGACCGGCTGCTCTCGGAACGCACCCGCGTGGCGAGGCGGAGCTCGCTCCGCACGGCCGCGTCGCTGGCCGCGTCGACGACGCTGATCCTGGGGCTCCTGGCGACCCTGTACTGGGTGGCGATCTCGGCCTCCCGGCGCCTGCAGCGATCGGCCGAATGGCTCTCGGTCACGCTCCGGAGCATCGGCGACGCCGTCATCGCGACGGACGAGATCGGCCGGGTGAAGTTCATGAACCCCGTCGCCGAGCGGCTCACGGGATGGCCCGCGGGGGAGGCCGGCGGCCGGGCCCTCGAGGACGTCTTCCGGATCGTGAACGAGGACACGCGCGAGCCGGTCGAGCACCCGGTGGCCGTGGTCCTCCGGGAACGGGGGGTGGTGGGGCTCGCCAACCACACGCTCCTGCTCGCCAGGGGCGGGGCCGAGCACCCGATCTTCGACTCGGGCGCACCCATCCTGGGCCTCGACGGCGCCGTGCGCGGCGTGGTGCTCGTGTTCAAGGATGTCGGGGAGCAGCGCGAGGCCGAGAGGCGGCTCCAGGCGAGCGAGGAGCGGAACCGGCTCCTGATCGAGGGGGTCCGGGACTACGCCATGTACCTGCTCGGGCCGGACGGCCGGGTCGCGAGCTGGAACGCCGGGGCGGCGCGCATCAGCGGCTTCCCGGCGGAGGAGGCGCGGGGCCGGCCCTTCTCGGACTTCTTCGCCCCGGAGGAGGTGGCCGGGGGGGCGCCGGCTCGGTTCCTGTCCCGGGCGGCCTCGGACGGTCGGCACAACGAGGAGGTCCGCCAGGTCCGCCGCGACGGCTCCCCGTTCGTCGCGAGCGTCGCGGTGACGGCCCTCCCTCCCGAGGGGGGCGCGCCCCGCGGCTTCGCGGTGGTGACCCACGACATCACGGAGCGCATGCTGGCGCACAAGAAGCTCGAGGACGCCGCCTCCGAGCTGGGGTCGGTGCTGGACAACGTGGTCGACGGGATCCTCACCATCGACGACGCGGGCGTGATCCGGTCGGCCAATTCCGCGGCGGAGGCGATCTTCGGCCATCGTCGGGAGGACCTGATCGGGGCCGACGTCGGCCTGCTGATGCCGGAACCGGACCGCTCCGGCCACCCCCGGCATCTGGCCGACTACCTGCGCACGGGAGCGGGGAGGGTGATGGGCGTGGGGCGCGAGGTGGTGGGCCTCCGGAAGGACGGCTCGCGGTTCCCGATGGACATCGCGGTCGGGGAGTTCGTCCGCGAGGGCCGGCGGTATTTCACCGGCGTCGTGCGCGACATCACCGAGCGCAAGGCCGCCGAGACGAGGCTCAGCCGGAGCGAGGCGAGGCTCAGGGCCATCGTCGACCAGGCCGCGGTGGGCATCGAGGAGGTCGCCCGCGACGGGCGGTTCCTGCGCGTCAACCCGGCGCTCTCGGCGCTCCTCGGGTACAGGGAGGACGAACTCCTCGCGCTCCGCTTCACCGACGTCACGCACCCCGGGGACGTCGAGGCGGATGCCGGAATGGCCCGGCGGCTGTTCGCGGGGGAGCTCCGCGCCTACACGCTCCAGAAGCGGTACGTGCGGAAGGACGGCGAGGCGATCTGGATCCTGCTGACCTCGTCGGCCGTCGGCGGCGACCCGGGCGAGCCCGCCTACCGCGTCTCCATCATCCAGGACATCACCGAGCGCAAGCGGGCGGTCGACGAGGTGCATCGGCTCAACCTCGAGCTCGAGGAACGCGTCGAGAGTCGCACCAGGGAGCTCTCCGAGGCCAACGCGGAGCTCGAGGCGTTCTCCTACACGATCGCCCACGACCTCCGCGCCCCGGTGCGGAACATGCACTCCCTGGCGGAGGCCCTCGACGAGGACTTCGGCGAGGGGCTGCCGGACGAGGGGAGGGACTACACCGGCCGGATCGTCGCGGCGGCCCTGCGGATGGATGCGCTGATCCAGGACCTGCTCTCCTACGCCCGCCTCTCGCGGGAGGCGGTCCGGCTCCAGCCGGTGGACCTCGACGAGGCGGTGGCCGACGTCGGCCGTCAGATGCGGCCGGATCTGGCCGAGCGGGGGGCCGAGGTGGCGGTGGCCGGCCCGCTCGGCCGCGTGGTGGCCCAGCGGACGATGCTCGACCAGGCCCTCACGAACCTGGTCGGCAACGCGATCAAGTTCGTCGAGCCGGGGAGGCGGCCCGCGGTGCGGATCCGCTCGGAGGCTCGCGGGGGGATGCTCCGCCTCTGGGTGGAGGACAACGGCATCGGCGTCGGGCCCGAGCACCGGGAGCGGATCTTCCGGGTCTTCGAGCGCCTGCACGGCCAGGAGGCGTATCCCGGGACGGGGATCGGCCTGGCGATCGTCAGGAAGGCGATCGAGCGGATGGGCGGGGCGAGCGGGGTCGAGTCCGGGCCCGGCGCCGGGAGCCGGTTCTGGATCGAGCTCCCGATGGGAGGCGGATCATGA
- a CDS encoding polymorphic toxin-type HINT domain-containing protein translates to MTLACWLGLCLVAQSAAASPPAADVAAAYREAKARAGRDPDALVRLALWCEQNGLTAERLKSLSLAILYRPDHEAARGLLGLVNYRGKWKRPDDVRAAEEADPEARKLQQEYLARRARARPTADSQQELARWCEQNGLADQAAVHYRQVVRLAPERPAAWKKLGYVKSGKGWARPAEIAEAKAEAEAQSRADRAWRPKLEKYRDDLIGKDAAKRRRAEEALASITDPRAVPMIWAVLVRPDAATQLRAADAMAQIQGPAASNALAMLAVSSEFPDVRGRATQILSRRDPREFVEPLLERVHRPFKVTVSSDVSLGSYGQVFAEGERYNLRRTYQVDAERTLARIPSRLFADGMPFLGGMDPQSAAIMNSLAGSSWSRGGAIDVQRMAMQRDLDIASFWSRIDSNVQLARARMAEDVAGLEAANREIRAANDRVLPLLKLSTGRDFGEDQDSWMRWWSDQLGAVYSSSTPAEKPTYSDFVSIQTEPPHTGCFVAGTLVNTARGPEPIETLQVGDRVLSQDTTTGQLSYRAVTATHENGPMPTLRLTLGTEPIVATGIHRFWRPGKGWTMARDLKPGDLVRTLGGTSRLSAVEPGPVALVYNLDVAENRDFFVGKGGYLVYDFSLVCPATTPFDAAPASVATAP, encoded by the coding sequence ATGACCCTGGCGTGCTGGCTTGGCCTCTGCCTCGTCGCCCAATCCGCTGCTGCATCCCCTCCGGCCGCGGACGTCGCCGCCGCCTATCGGGAGGCGAAGGCCCGGGCCGGGCGCGACCCGGACGCGCTGGTGAGGCTCGCGCTCTGGTGCGAGCAGAACGGGCTCACCGCGGAGCGGCTGAAGAGCCTATCCCTCGCGATCCTCTACCGGCCCGATCACGAGGCGGCACGCGGACTCCTGGGGCTCGTGAATTACCGCGGCAAGTGGAAGCGGCCCGACGACGTCCGCGCCGCCGAGGAGGCCGATCCGGAAGCCCGCAAGCTCCAGCAGGAGTACCTCGCCCGGCGGGCCCGGGCGCGGCCGACGGCCGACTCCCAGCAGGAGCTGGCGCGGTGGTGCGAGCAGAACGGCCTCGCCGATCAGGCGGCCGTCCATTACCGCCAGGTGGTGCGGCTCGCCCCCGAGCGGCCGGCGGCCTGGAAGAAGCTGGGGTACGTCAAGAGCGGCAAGGGGTGGGCCCGCCCCGCCGAGATCGCCGAGGCGAAGGCCGAGGCCGAGGCCCAGTCGAGGGCCGACCGGGCGTGGCGCCCGAAGCTCGAGAAATACCGGGACGACCTCATCGGGAAGGACGCCGCGAAGCGACGGCGCGCCGAGGAGGCACTGGCCTCCATCACGGATCCGCGGGCCGTGCCGATGATCTGGGCCGTCCTCGTCCGCCCGGACGCCGCCACCCAGCTGCGTGCGGCCGACGCCATGGCCCAGATCCAGGGGCCGGCGGCCTCGAACGCCCTGGCGATGCTGGCGGTCTCCAGCGAGTTCCCCGATGTCCGCGGGCGGGCCACGCAGATCCTCTCCCGCCGGGACCCGCGCGAATTCGTCGAGCCGCTGCTGGAGCGCGTCCACAGGCCGTTCAAGGTGACGGTCTCGTCGGACGTCTCCCTGGGCTCCTATGGCCAGGTGTTCGCGGAGGGGGAGCGGTATAACCTCCGGCGGACCTATCAGGTCGATGCCGAGAGGACGTTGGCCCGGATACCATCCCGCCTCTTCGCCGACGGCATGCCGTTCCTCGGGGGGATGGATCCCCAGTCCGCGGCGATCATGAACTCGCTCGCCGGATCGTCCTGGTCCCGCGGCGGGGCGATCGACGTCCAGCGGATGGCGATGCAGCGGGACCTCGACATCGCCAGCTTCTGGTCCCGGATCGACAGCAACGTCCAGCTCGCGAGGGCCAGGATGGCCGAGGACGTGGCCGGCCTGGAAGCGGCGAACCGGGAGATCCGGGCGGCGAACGACCGCGTCCTGCCGCTGCTGAAGCTCTCGACCGGCCGGGATTTCGGCGAGGACCAGGACTCGTGGATGCGATGGTGGAGCGACCAGCTCGGCGCGGTGTACAGCTCGAGCACCCCCGCCGAGAAGCCCACGTACTCGGATTTCGTCTCGATCCAGACCGAGCCGCCTCACACCGGCTGCTTCGTCGCCGGGACGCTCGTGAACACGGCCCGCGGCCCGGAGCCCATCGAGACGCTCCAGGTGGGCGACCGGGTCCTCTCGCAGGACACGACGACGGGCCAGCTCTCCTATCGGGCGGTCACCGCGACGCACGAGAACGGCCCCATGCCGACGCTCCGGCTCACCCTGGGGACGGAGCCCATCGTCGCCACCGGCATCCACCGGTTCTGGCGCCCCGGCAAGGGCTGGACGATGGCCCGCGACCTGAAGCCGGGCGACCTCGTCCGCACCCTCGGCGGCACGAGCCGCCTCTCCGCCGTCGAGCCCGGCCCCGTCGCCCTGGTGTACAACCTGGACGTCGCCGAGAACCGCGACTTCTTCGTCGGCAAGGGCGGCTATCTCGTCTACGACTTCAGCCTGGTGTGCCCCGCCACGACCCCCTTCGACGCGGCCCCCGCCTCCGTCGCGACGGCCCCCTGA
- a CDS encoding lipopolysaccharide biosynthesis protein gives MSTAVATTSPAARGSGRALPPVLGRLLSASFWLALRVPLQAIFALWTTRLIVGAIGPGMSGAYKFAWGFGFFQMLFEFGISSALQRQISDSWTRDDRDGVNRAVACGLNFYAAMALVQVAALLAVIYGALPYSQFAVGSAAVTARALGEGLLGDPLHGLGAVASSLREYDFIAKLLWLQILTAPCYGLSVVVASVLQAARRYDFIPRLEVAITILRFLILLGGVVAGIDFYWIVIGQIAVQVGLSLVPGLWVMVRELGQPLRFRGARLEDYKALGHISFYMALIQISVVLGDKIDTTILGFMHPNPGQATAIYDVVSKPFLQLRQTGWMLAYMVMPAVASLAAARDLRGLERVKYDGTRLHVAVLLPVGLLAWIYAAPFLSLWMGARLGQDAGNYAGLMRLFLTAALPLVLSVPVQMAIGINRIKVIALAAIGGALINLPISCYLTARIGVAGVIWGTVLTTFFSNLVLPGLYVFRVLELDPRTTLTRTLGAPLAGGLALVAATWLLGYALPIAESAADLRARTAPLLLHLTIGTAAYAAGYLAAPYGRRDLAEMLGKLRRS, from the coding sequence GTGAGTACGGCCGTCGCCACCACATCCCCCGCCGCGCGCGGCAGCGGCCGCGCCCTGCCGCCGGTGCTGGGCCGACTGCTCAGCGCCAGCTTCTGGCTGGCCCTCCGCGTCCCCTTGCAGGCGATCTTCGCCCTCTGGACCACGCGGCTGATCGTCGGCGCGATCGGGCCGGGGATGAGCGGGGCCTACAAATTCGCCTGGGGCTTCGGCTTCTTCCAGATGCTCTTCGAGTTCGGCATCAGCTCCGCCCTCCAGCGGCAGATCTCCGACTCGTGGACCCGCGACGACCGCGACGGCGTCAACCGCGCCGTGGCCTGCGGGCTGAACTTCTATGCGGCGATGGCCCTGGTCCAGGTCGCGGCCCTGCTGGCGGTGATCTACGGGGCCTTGCCCTACTCCCAGTTCGCCGTCGGCTCCGCGGCGGTGACCGCGCGGGCCCTGGGCGAGGGCCTCCTGGGCGACCCGCTGCACGGGCTGGGGGCGGTCGCCTCCAGCCTCCGCGAGTACGACTTCATCGCCAAGCTGCTCTGGCTCCAGATCCTCACCGCGCCCTGCTACGGCCTCTCCGTGGTGGTCGCCAGCGTGCTCCAGGCGGCGAGGCGGTATGACTTCATCCCCCGCCTCGAGGTCGCGATCACGATCCTCCGGTTCCTGATCCTCCTGGGCGGGGTGGTCGCGGGGATCGACTTCTACTGGATCGTCATCGGGCAGATCGCGGTCCAGGTCGGCCTGTCGCTGGTGCCGGGGCTCTGGGTGATGGTCCGCGAGCTCGGCCAGCCGCTCCGCTTCCGGGGCGCCCGGCTCGAGGACTACAAGGCGCTCGGGCACATCAGCTTTTACATGGCGCTCATCCAGATCAGCGTGGTCCTGGGCGACAAGATCGACACGACGATCCTGGGCTTCATGCACCCGAACCCCGGGCAGGCGACGGCGATCTACGACGTCGTCAGCAAGCCGTTCCTCCAGCTCCGGCAGACCGGCTGGATGCTCGCCTACATGGTGATGCCGGCGGTCGCCAGCCTGGCCGCCGCCCGCGACCTGCGGGGCCTGGAGCGGGTGAAGTACGACGGCACGCGGCTGCACGTCGCGGTGCTGCTTCCGGTGGGCCTCCTCGCCTGGATCTACGCCGCGCCCTTCCTCTCGCTCTGGATGGGGGCCCGCCTCGGCCAGGACGCCGGCAATTACGCCGGCCTGATGCGGCTCTTCCTGACCGCGGCCCTGCCGCTGGTCCTGTCGGTCCCGGTGCAGATGGCGATCGGCATCAACCGGATCAAGGTGATCGCCCTGGCCGCGATCGGGGGGGCCCTGATCAACCTGCCGATCAGTTGCTACCTGACGGCGCGGATCGGCGTCGCCGGCGTGATCTGGGGCACGGTCCTGACGACTTTCTTCTCCAACCTCGTCCTCCCCGGCCTCTACGTCTTCCGCGTCCTGGAGCTGGACCCCCGGACCACTCTGACGCGGACCCTCGGCGCCCCGCTCGCCGGGGGCCTCGCCCTGGTCGCCGCGACCTGGCTCCTCGGCTATGCCCTGCCGATCGCCGAATCCGCCGCCGACCTCCGCGCCCGCACCGCCCCGCTGCTCCTGCACCTCACCATCGGCACCGCCGCCTACGCCGCCGGCTACCTCGCCGCCCCCTACGGCCGCCGCGACCTGGCCGAGATGCTGGGCAAGCTTCGTCGATCCTGA
- a CDS encoding DUF1003 domain-containing protein, which produces MDPIQSVDELAKRNVSIIAEMERAASGIRTRGERIADRIASAVGSWPFIIGQTIILGAWIVLNLLAWIEHWDPYPFILLNLALSFQSAYAAPILMISQNRQAKLSERRNHLDLQINMLAEQESAEILRLLKRLCEHTGLKLDEGGGGEGTEEDGRSGLVKQLQGEIEAQIEQVAEALDAGVEAAAAVSAAAAVVVVEGVPPESARAADPGGEAVAAAADALAEAAGRRAAG; this is translated from the coding sequence ATGGATCCGATCCAGTCGGTCGACGAGCTCGCGAAGCGGAACGTATCCATCATCGCGGAGATGGAGCGGGCGGCGAGCGGCATCCGCACGCGCGGGGAGCGGATCGCGGACCGGATCGCCTCGGCGGTGGGAAGCTGGCCGTTCATCATCGGCCAGACGATCATCCTGGGCGCCTGGATCGTGCTCAATCTCCTCGCCTGGATCGAGCACTGGGACCCATACCCGTTCATCCTGCTGAACCTGGCTCTCTCGTTCCAGTCGGCATACGCCGCGCCGATCCTGATGATCAGCCAGAATCGCCAGGCGAAGCTGAGCGAGCGGCGGAACCACCTGGACCTCCAGATCAACATGCTGGCGGAGCAGGAGTCGGCGGAGATCCTCCGCCTGCTGAAGCGGCTCTGCGAGCATACCGGGCTGAAGCTCGACGAGGGCGGCGGGGGCGAAGGCACCGAGGAGGATGGCCGCTCCGGCCTGGTCAAGCAGCTCCAGGGGGAGATCGAGGCCCAGATCGAGCAGGTCGCCGAGGCCCTGGACGCCGGCGTGGAGGCGGCCGCGGCGGTGTCGGCGGCCGCCGCGGTGGTGGTCGTGGAGGGCGTCCCGCCGGAGTCCGCCCGCGCCGCAGACCCGGGGGGCGAGGCGGTCGCCGCGGCCGCGGACGCCCTCGCCGAGGCGGCCGGCCGTCGCGCGGCGGGATGA